The nucleotide sequence GCCGCCGGCGTGTTTGCACGACTAATGAGCGGCTCCCCGGAGACATCGTGTTTGCCCCCGGACGCCCCCGAGCGCCCCGACCTGGCTTTTTCCTACGCTCGGCTTTGCTCAAACATTGCCCTCCCCCTCGACCCTACCCCAAACCCCCCATTCTCCATGTTCAGGGGCTCTACGTCGCAGTCTCTATTTGCGCCCCACTCTATACCGTATCGGACTTTCAAGTGCAAATTGGAAAATTGTTAGCAAACTTTTTACAAACCGCCGAAATCGGCTTGATGTATGCGTAGATGTTTAAGGAAATCAATACCTGCTcacataggtgggcacagttaatcaaaaagttaacttcgttaatcgttaattcgttaaataaaaatttaacttcgttaatcgttaaagcgtttaatttacgaaaatttaacgcaagttaaagttaacagttaaagttaatttttgtttatattacgagtataaggcgcaagcgggaaatggccatatgaataatctccgaatcgtatggaccgattttgtcgagactttcaatagaacttaggctatttttttactgcccttacgaaatctcgggagatcgctaatcctatctataatttagttatataatactaaaatataatttagacaataggagcgatgtaaTAACGCCTGTACCATACTAATGAcgtagcatgcactagttacacacacttttatactacactgacaatgatggacaattgactttttcagtcaatttttttatcgacaatccgacgtcacggaattagagagctaactaagGGCCACTGTCCACGACGGCGTAGCTTCATAGACGCGTATTCGTCATTATACGCTTGGTGTACGCTTGCTTGCAGCTTACATACAAAACAATGTAACTCTGTCGACGGAGCGGCGGCGTCGCGCTCGCGTCGCTGCACGCAAGCTTCATGACGCCTGCCGTACTGGCTGTCGTACGCCTGGGCGTACAAGGAGTGAACGCAcgtcatttttattgtaaaaaatggcGGGAACGGCTGCCAAATTTGTTCAGATCATAGAAAAATATCCGTGTTTGTATAACACTAATTGTAGTGGACTGTATAAATGAAACTTCTTCTTGAACGGAGATGCTTACGCCTTTATTTCTCCCAAACGATTGGACCATTTTGAAAACTTACAATAGCTATTTATACTAAGTTCGCCGCAGCTCCAACAAACGTAACACTGTGCCGCACCGTTCTTTAGCGGGCTTCAGTTAAAACAATGCGCGTCTTTCTGTGTCGTCGGTTGATAAAGGAATTGACAAAGAAACCCTATAGCAGACCGCTGTGGCGCCACAAGATAAACATAGAACCGACGATAACTGTTTGAAATCTTAAACTTGTCTCGACGCGAGTTCAAGAGCGGCACGTGTAACATGAGTTGGTAACTACGTCGCCAACAGCTCTCCCCCCGGCGCAGCTTGCGTAGCCTCTTCTATTCCTAAGGCGACGATCCTACTGACGGTCCGCTTGAAGACTCCTGTTCTGGTCTTGACATCGACGACTCTGACGCCGCCGTCGGGTCCCGGATATGTCTGCGAGACAACCCCCAGTGGCCACACGTTCCGTGGCAGCGTTGGGTCGGCGATGACTACGATGTCTCCGGTCTGCAGTGGTCGTTCTCCTCTTCCGGACTCGCCGCGTGGTACGAGAGTCGGCAGGTACTCTCGTACCCATCGCCGCCAGAAGTGGTCGGCAAGCGCTTGGCTGGCGCGCCAAGTCCGTCGATCCTCTGCGTCGCACGATCCGTTGGTTGGAATTCCCGTCGATGACCCCAATAAAAAATGGTTCGGGGTAAGCGCCTCTGGCTCCAGGGGGTCGACACTTACATGTGTCAGTGGTCTGGCATTGACTGAGAACTCGATTTCAGTCAACACAGTTCGAAGCACCTCTTCTGTAGGCGCTTGTTCTTTCATCGCAGCATTCAGTGCGGTCTTGACTGATCTGATTAACCTCTCCCAGGCGCCGCCTTGGTTGGGCGCACCGGGAGGAATAAACCGCCATTCCATTCGGTGCCGCAGTCCCTCTCCTCGAAGTTCAGATGCCCACTCGGTGTATGCAGTCCGCAGTTCTATGTCGGCTCCTCTGAAGTTCGTAGCGTTATCCGAGTACATAAGTCGTGGCCATTCTCTTCGCGCCGCCATCCGACGTAGGGCCATGATTGCTGAGTCTGTTGACAGTGATGCTACTATCTCTATATGGATGGCGCGTGAGGTGAGACACGTGAAAAGTGTATTCCACCTCTTTTCGCGGCGTCTTCCTATCTTCACTGTCATCGGTCCGAAGTAGTCGACTCCACAATTGGTGAAAGGACGATGAAATGGATCGAGTCGTGCTCGCGGCAGGTCTCCGGTGACTGGTTGTCGCGGCTTGGTTCGGCGCACGCGACAAAATGCACAGTTCCGTTCCACTGTGCGCACCGTTGGTCTGAGATGAATGATCCAGTAGCGCTGCCGAAGATCATTTATCCCGCGTTCTCTAATTGCGTGACCTGCAGCACAATGTTTGCGAAGCACGATCAGCTTTGTGAGCGTATGTCGCTCGTCCAGGATGATCGGACGCTTGACGCTCGCTGGAGTGGACGCGGCTTCGATGCGTCCTCGGACCTTGAGTACTCCGTCTTCGATCACCGGATCCAGTCTGTACAGTCTACATGATTTCTGTATAGGTCGACCTGCTTCAATACGGTTCATCTCTTCGCCGAAGCATTGCCGTTGCGCGTGTTGGATGAGCAGTCTCTCCGCTTGTTCCAGGTGACGACATTCGAGACGCGTAGCAGATCGGCGAATCCCGATGTCGACGAAAGCGATCGCTCGCGCTGTTGCCCCGACGAGAGTTTCGTATTTAGAGAAGCGTTCTGGATCAGGTAGCCAGGAGTTCGTCTTCCTCTTATCTTCTGTCACGTGCATAACTTCCGCCTCTTTCGGTTCAGATATTATTTCGGTGGGCCACTCAGACTCTGGCTCACGCAAGAAAGCAGGACCCCGGAACCAACGATCGTTCACGTTGGTTACACTATTAGATAGGCGGGTCGCATTGTCGGCTACGTTTAGATCGGTGGGAAGCCAACTCCACTCGTGCTTCTGCGTAAGCTCAGTTATCTCTCTGAGTCTGTGGGCGACGAAGGGTGTGTATCGTCGAGCATCGTGGCGTACCCAGTAGACTGCTGTTATATAATCAGTTCGGAAATCGGTTCTCTTGTTGGCAATATGATGGTCATGTTTCCTCAGCAGCCCTTTCTTGCAGCCTCCATCGATCCTCTTAATGGATTTCTCGACGATATTAATTTCTCGTTGTACTTCATCGCTGACGTGTGACTTCTGTGAGACTCCGAAAGCTTTGGTCGTGAAATGATCTTCCATCAGTTCGCGCAGATCTTGGTCGTTCGTGCATTGTTGTATCGGTTCGTATACATGTAGCACGCGTTCGGTCTGTGCTATCGTTCGTGGCACCGTTCCGTGTACCACCCAACCGAGCTGTGTTCGTGATGCCGCTAGCTGATCAGGGCGGCCAACTCGTAACTCACGGGACACGATACATTCCCAGTGGTCTGTCCCCACTAGGATGCCTGGGCGAGCTTCATCGTAGCTTATTTCTTCACTATCTATGTCTTCCAGATGTTCGCCCTTCAAAAGATCTTTGGTTATGGACTGCCTGTGCAGACGTAGATCTCGTATAGTTCGCGCTTTCAAATCGAAAGACTTTTCTTCTTTAAGACCCCGAATCGATAAGGAGACTCGTCGGCTGGAATGTTCGTTCTGTTCCATGTTCACGCCATGAAGGTGCAGCGGTTCTGAAGGGCCTTCGGCTCCGATCAGTTGAGCTAGGCTTTCGTCGATCAAGGTCGTCGTTGCTCCTTCATCCAGCAGCGCGTGGGTCTTGAGCTCCCCCCGTGGACCGCTAATTACCACGGGACAGATCTTCAGAAGAACACTTCTAGGGCCGGTAGCTGATCTGGGCGCTACCGACAGTACAGCTTCTTCGTCGGACTTCTCCTCAGGGTCTGGCTTGACCTCTTCATGCAGTAAGGAGTGGTGAGGTCGTTGGCACCCATTCACACCGCATGCCTTGGCTCTGCATACGATGCGCCTGTGTTTGCTTCTAATACATCTGAAGCAGATCTTCTTTTCTTTCACCAGCTCCCACCGCTGTTCGACAGCGAGTTCCTTATATTTCGGGCACTCTGGCAACGAGTGCTGCTGCTCGCAGCTAGGGCAGACGATGGTACCTCCTGCGTACTCGGCGACAGCGTAGACGGGTTgcgttttctttttcatcaTGACGTCAGGTCTGATCTCCCGTTTGGCTGCGTTCGTCGTGCTTGTGCTCGTTGCTGGTGCATATGCGAAGCGTAGCGTTCGATCAGCTTCGCGCATAAGGAATCGTGACAACAACGTTATCTCAGGATCTGTTGCGTCTTCATGTTCGTGTGCGTAATCGCACCATCTGGATCGCAGATGCGGACTCAACTTGTCTAAGATTTCTCGTGCTAAGAGAGGGTTATAGAGGTAACCCCTCTTATCTATTGTCTGCAGAACGCACACCGTGTTCTGCACTTTAATAGCGAACGCGTTCAGTTCGGTCGCCGATGACCCTGGCTTTGGCAGCCTCTTTAATTCGTCTAGCGCTCGGTCTATGAGCACTTCCGGCCTGCCGAAACACTGTTCTAGTGTCTTGATAATGGTGTCAGGGTCTGACGCTGCATGAAGTAGCGCCGCGACAGCGTTCCTTGCTTCTCCCTTGAGGCAGCTTCTTAATCGCTGAATATTTTCTGCCGACGACACGCCATACATGTTCGTTGTATCCTTGTAAGCGGCATAAAACGGCAACCACTCGTTTACGTCACCCGAGAAGATCGGTAGGTCGGTATGCCGTAAACGTGGTCGCGCCATTTTCTCTAATGTCGCTGCCAGCTGTTCG is from Papilio machaon chromosome 5, ilPapMach1.1, whole genome shotgun sequence and encodes:
- the LOC106721646 gene encoding uncharacterized protein LOC106721646, which encodes MVITRSQGDAADAEERRRLQDRQEEEAQRQIELERRLRLHPDPPASPILHRSYMGERSGDLRVDPLLPTTTATDLSSGLPIHEDRRRSPTMSQRSNVSVNSRLRLAELKAAERLAAIKKKELELEADLVKKRLAAEVSAINDDRESLPDVPFTPAQEREKVVEWLHSNPPEPRGEIVGGQRNEPRATQRTRSPTPTRRSGIEQLAATLEKMARPRLRHTDLPIFSGDVNEWLPFYAAYKDTTNMYGVSSAENIQRLRSCLKGEARNAVAALLHAASDPDTIIKTLEQCFGRPEVLIDRALDELKRLPKPGSSATELNAFAIKVQNTVCVLQTIDKRGYLYNPLLAREILDKLSPHLRSRWCDYAHEHEDATDPEITLLSRFLMREADRTLRFAYAPATSTSTTNAAKREIRPDVMMKKKTQPVYAVAEYAGGTIVCPSCEQQHSLPECPKYKELAVEQRWELVKEKKICFRCIRSKHRRIVCRAKACGVNGCQRPHHSLLHEEVKPDPEEKSDEEAVLSVAPRSATGPRSVLLKICPVVISGPRGELKTHALLDEGATTTLIDESLAQLIGAEGPSEPLHLHGVNMEQNEHSSRRVSLSIRGLKEEKSFDLKARTIRDLRLHRQSITKDLLKGEHLEDIDSEEISYDEARPGILVGTDHWECIVSRELRVGRPDQLAASRTQLGWVVHGTVPRTIAQTERVLHVYEPIQQCTNDQDLRELMEDHFTTKAFGVSQKSHVSDEVQREINIVEKSIKRIDGGCKKGLLRKHDHHIANKRTDFRTDYITAVYWVRHDARRYTPFVAHRLREITELTQKHEWSWLPTDLNVADNATRLSNSVTNVNDRWFRGPAFLREPESEWPTEIISEPKEAEVMHVTEDKRKTNSWLPDPERFSKYETLVGATARAIAFVDIGIRRSATRLECRHLEQAERLLIQHAQRQCFGEEMNRIEAGRPIQKSCRLYRLDPVIEDGVLKVRGRIEAASTPASVKRPIILDERHTLTKLIVLRKHCAAGHAIRERGINDLRQRYWIIHLRPTVRTVERNCAFCRVRRTKPRQPVTGDLPRARLDPFHRPFTNCGVDYFGPMTVKIGRRREKRWNTLFTCLTSRAIHIEIVASLSTDSAIMALRRMAARREWPRLMYSDNATNFRGADIELRTAYTEWASELRGEGLRHRMEWRFIPPGAPNQGGAWERLIRSVKTALNAAMKEQAPTEEVLRTVLTEIEFSVNARPLTHVSVDPLEPEALTPNHFLLGSSTGIPTNGSCDAEDRRTWRASQALADHFWRRWVREYLPTLVPRGESGRGERPLQTGDIVVIADPTLPRNVWPLGVVSQTYPGPDGGVRVVDVKTRTGVFKRTVSRIVALGIEEATQAAPGGELLAT